A single genomic interval of Streptomyces sp. NBC_00663 harbors:
- a CDS encoding SWF or SNF family helicase: MNTYDETDPYDGTTERTFAAFPPAQGRGFAQTWWGQAWLKALEDTALDSQQVKTGRRLARAGAVGAVSVRPGRITAVVQDRDRTPHRADVLLEELSGEQWDRFLETAVERAGHIAALLDREMPPHLVEDAAAAGVELLPGLGDLEPRCDCGAWDHCGHTTALCYQVARLLDQDPFVLLLMRGRAERALLDDLQARTAAPAPVEASDLREGVDAAEAFVAGGILPPLPEPPELPEGPGTPPSLDTETPPPPGVDPAALEFLAARTAAEAHRLLLEARRGQGSPEELTLGQDAVRLALGDPGPAVAERLAAGSGRDMEGLAAAVRAWRYGGVAALSVLEEERAVVGEELARARAVLDAAWDDDERPPLTARGDRWTVPGTGSQLRLGRDGRWWPYREERGRWVPAGAPAHDPATALASAEEAAPTG; the protein is encoded by the coding sequence ATGAACACGTACGACGAGACGGACCCGTACGACGGGACAACGGAGCGGACCTTCGCCGCGTTCCCGCCCGCGCAGGGGCGCGGCTTCGCGCAGACCTGGTGGGGGCAGGCCTGGTTGAAGGCGCTGGAGGACACCGCTCTCGACTCGCAGCAGGTGAAGACCGGCCGCAGGCTCGCGCGCGCGGGGGCCGTCGGCGCGGTGTCGGTGCGGCCGGGGCGGATCACGGCCGTCGTCCAGGACCGCGACCGCACCCCGCACCGGGCGGACGTGCTGCTGGAGGAGCTGTCCGGCGAACAGTGGGACCGTTTCCTGGAGACGGCCGTGGAGCGTGCCGGGCACATCGCGGCGCTCCTGGACCGCGAGATGCCCCCGCACCTGGTCGAGGACGCGGCGGCAGCGGGCGTCGAACTCCTGCCGGGGCTGGGCGATCTGGAGCCGCGGTGCGACTGCGGTGCCTGGGACCACTGCGGGCACACGACGGCGCTCTGCTACCAGGTGGCGCGGCTGCTGGACCAGGATCCGTTCGTCCTGCTCCTGATGCGGGGACGCGCCGAACGCGCCCTGCTGGACGACCTCCAGGCCCGCACCGCCGCGCCCGCGCCGGTCGAGGCGTCCGACCTTCGCGAGGGTGTGGACGCGGCGGAGGCCTTCGTGGCCGGGGGCATCCTGCCGCCGCTGCCGGAGCCGCCAGAGCTTCCCGAGGGGCCGGGCACACCGCCGTCCCTGGACACCGAGACACCGCCCCCGCCCGGCGTCGACCCTGCCGCCCTGGAGTTCCTGGCCGCCCGGACCGCAGCGGAGGCGCACCGTCTGCTGCTGGAGGCGCGGCGTGGACAGGGCAGCCCCGAGGAGTTGACGCTCGGGCAGGACGCGGTCCGCCTTGCGCTGGGCGACCCCGGCCCGGCCGTGGCCGAGCGGCTGGCCGCAGGGTCGGGACGGGACATGGAGGGTCTCGCGGCGGCCGTACGCGCGTGGCGGTACGGCGGGGTGGCCGCGTTGTCCGTGCTGGAGGAGGAGCGCGCTGTGGTGGGCGAGGAGCTCGCACGCGCGCGTGCCGTGCTCGACGCGGCATGGGACGACGACGAACGGCCGCCGCTGACCGCGCGGGGCGATCGCTGGACCGTCCCCGGCACCGGGAGCCAGCTGCGTCTGGGGCGCGACGGCCGCTGGTGGCCGTATCGGGAGGAGCGGGGACGCTGGGTGCCTGCCGGCGCGCCGGCCCACGACCCGGCGACGGCCCTGGCCTCGGCGGAGGAGGCCGCCCCCACCGGCTGA
- a CDS encoding DEAD/DEAH box helicase — MPRIPAATPSEISRLARCCAVFVPGDPARTGRVAFWDPEVDAPPGVASGTAADMTVVVPGEEGVEAVTVPAVLLPMRSALPVLTRARAVADGHRAAVFWGTAAVHALQLAARGLLLPGLSESDHDAWRAGPLRTEDVERLRALAAAMPPEAHAVPLADREPAGAREPSGEAGSLRLPDPERLLRAFLDAVADALPRSPAASLVTGGPAYAAREPQHVPEYRAWASDVAAGHDAGVRLSLRIEVPGLEAATQDQEGLAFRAVPQVHSVSEPGLIADASAVWTGAQRAFGPRARMDALLALRRAARAWPPLTPLLSASVPDAVELADDEITDLLTDGARALGAAGVEVHWPKALARKLTARAVVGPPDEESGPGRTLADTPSFLSADALLAFNWSFALGDQRLTREELDRLAEANRPVVRLRDQWVLVDPREVHRARAQQDRKVTPIDALAAALTGSTEVDGRRVDVEPTGWLASLRARLADPEAQEPVGQPAALAATLRDYQRRGLDWLARMTALGLGCCLADDMGLGKTVTLIALHLHRQTEPSAAGPTLVVCPTSLMGNWQREIERFAPGTPVRRFHGPRRDLDALADGEFVLTTYGTMRLDAGRLADVSWGMVVADEAQHVKNPYSATARQLRSIDARARVALTGTPVENNLSELWAILDWTTPGLLGRLGTFRSRYAQPVEGGQDPAAAERLSRLVRPFLLRRRKSDPGIAPELPPKTETDRAVSLTTEQAGLYEAVVRETLAEISGADAMARRGLIVKLLTGLKQICNHPAQFLKEERPTIAGRSGKLELLDELLDTILAEGAGVLVFTQYVQMARLIERHLAARGVSTQFLHGGTPIATREAMVRRFQDGEVPVFLLSLKAAGTGLNLTRAEHVVHYDRWWNPAVEAQATDRAYRIGQDRPVQVHRLIAEGTIEDRIADMLSRKRELADAVLGTGEAALTELTDAELADLVALRGGAR; from the coding sequence GTGCCGAGGATCCCCGCGGCGACACCGTCCGAGATCTCCCGACTGGCCCGCTGCTGTGCCGTGTTCGTACCCGGCGACCCGGCCCGCACCGGTCGCGTCGCCTTCTGGGACCCCGAGGTCGACGCCCCTCCCGGCGTCGCGTCGGGGACCGCGGCGGACATGACCGTCGTCGTGCCCGGCGAGGAGGGGGTCGAGGCGGTGACCGTGCCGGCGGTGCTGTTGCCGATGCGCTCGGCGCTGCCCGTCCTCACGCGTGCGCGTGCCGTGGCCGACGGACACCGGGCAGCCGTGTTCTGGGGCACGGCCGCCGTGCACGCCCTCCAACTCGCGGCCCGCGGACTGCTGTTGCCGGGCCTGTCCGAGAGCGATCACGACGCGTGGCGGGCGGGTCCGCTGCGCACCGAGGACGTGGAGCGCCTGCGCGCACTCGCCGCAGCGATGCCACCCGAGGCGCACGCCGTGCCTCTGGCCGACCGCGAGCCTGCGGGCGCCCGCGAGCCGTCGGGCGAGGCCGGCTCCCTGCGCCTGCCCGATCCCGAGCGGCTGCTGCGCGCCTTCCTGGACGCGGTGGCCGACGCCCTGCCCCGCTCCCCCGCCGCCTCGCTCGTGACGGGCGGCCCCGCCTACGCGGCACGCGAGCCGCAGCACGTGCCCGAGTACCGCGCCTGGGCCTCCGATGTCGCCGCGGGGCATGACGCCGGTGTACGGCTGTCGCTGCGGATCGAGGTGCCCGGTCTTGAGGCGGCGACACAGGACCAGGAGGGCCTGGCCTTCCGCGCCGTACCGCAGGTGCACAGCGTGAGCGAGCCGGGCCTGATCGCGGACGCGTCAGCGGTGTGGACCGGTGCCCAGCGTGCGTTCGGCCCGCGCGCGCGGATGGACGCCCTGCTCGCGCTGCGCCGCGCGGCACGCGCCTGGCCCCCGCTCACGCCCCTGCTGTCGGCGAGCGTGCCGGACGCCGTCGAACTCGCCGACGACGAGATCACCGACCTCCTCACGGACGGCGCCCGGGCACTGGGCGCCGCCGGGGTCGAGGTGCACTGGCCCAAAGCGCTGGCCCGCAAGCTGACGGCCCGCGCGGTGGTCGGCCCACCGGACGAGGAGTCCGGCCCCGGAAGGACCCTCGCGGACACGCCGTCGTTCCTGTCCGCCGACGCGCTGCTGGCGTTCAACTGGTCGTTCGCGCTGGGCGACCAGCGGCTCACCCGTGAGGAACTGGACCGGCTCGCCGAGGCCAACCGCCCCGTCGTGCGACTGCGCGACCAGTGGGTCCTCGTCGATCCCCGGGAAGTACACCGGGCCCGCGCCCAGCAGGACCGCAAGGTCACCCCGATCGACGCGCTCGCCGCAGCTCTCACCGGTTCCACGGAAGTCGACGGCCGCCGGGTCGACGTAGAGCCCACGGGGTGGCTGGCGAGCCTGCGGGCGCGGCTCGCGGACCCGGAGGCGCAGGAGCCCGTCGGACAGCCCGCGGCGCTCGCGGCGACCCTGCGCGACTACCAGCGGCGCGGCCTCGACTGGCTGGCCCGGATGACCGCCCTGGGGCTGGGCTGCTGTCTCGCCGACGACATGGGACTCGGCAAGACCGTCACCCTCATCGCCCTGCATCTGCACCGGCAGACGGAGCCCTCGGCCGCCGGTCCCACGCTCGTGGTGTGTCCGACGTCCCTGATGGGCAACTGGCAGCGCGAGATCGAGAGGTTCGCCCCCGGCACGCCCGTGCGCCGCTTCCACGGGCCGCGCCGCGACCTGGACGCCCTGGCCGACGGGGAGTTCGTCCTCACCACCTACGGCACGATGCGGCTCGACGCGGGCCGGCTGGCCGACGTGTCCTGGGGCATGGTCGTGGCGGACGAGGCCCAGCACGTGAAGAACCCGTACTCGGCGACGGCACGGCAACTGCGTTCCATCGACGCACGCGCGCGTGTGGCGCTCACCGGCACCCCGGTGGAGAACAACCTGTCCGAGCTGTGGGCCATCCTCGACTGGACCACCCCGGGTCTGCTGGGGCGCCTCGGCACCTTCCGCAGCCGCTACGCACAGCCCGTCGAGGGTGGCCAGGACCCGGCAGCCGCCGAGCGGCTCTCCCGGCTCGTACGGCCCTTCCTGCTGCGTCGCCGCAAGTCCGACCCGGGGATCGCCCCCGAGCTGCCGCCGAAGACGGAGACCGACCGTGCCGTCTCGCTCACCACGGAACAGGCGGGGCTGTACGAGGCGGTGGTGCGCGAGACGCTCGCGGAGATCTCCGGCGCCGACGCCATGGCGCGCCGTGGACTGATCGTGAAGCTGCTCACCGGCCTGAAGCAGATCTGCAACCACCCCGCGCAGTTCCTCAAGGAGGAGCGGCCCACGATCGCCGGACGCTCCGGCAAGCTGGAGCTCCTCGACGAGCTGCTCGACACGATCCTGGCCGAAGGGGCGGGCGTGCTGGTCTTCACCCAGTACGTGCAGATGGCCCGCCTCATCGAGCGGCACCTGGCCGCGCGCGGCGTGTCCACGCAGTTCCTGCACGGCGGTACACCGATCGCCACGCGCGAGGCGATGGTGCGGCGCTTCCAGGACGGTGAAGTGCCGGTCTTCCTGCTGTCGTTGAAGGCGGCCGGCACCGGGCTGAACCTGACCCGGGCCGAGCACGTCGTGCATTACGACCGCTGGTGGAACCCCGCCGTCGAGGCGCAGGCCACCGACCGGGCGTACCGCATCGGCCAGGACCGGCCCGTGCAGGTGCACCGGCTGATCGCCGAGGGCACGATCGAGGACCGTATCGCCGACATGCTCAGCCGCAAACGGGAGTTGGCCGACGCGGTGCTCGGCACCGGAGAAGCGGCACTCACCGAACTGACGGACGCGGAACTGGCCGACCTGGTCGCACTGCGAGGGGGCGCGCGATGA
- a CDS encoding tannase/feruloyl esterase family alpha/beta hydrolase produces MRVSRGVPLIATTLVTTALTTALALPAPAADTDVAAGDCARHEGTRVPGAAFQQSACLADLTTTGLAGTPYTDLADQAGLTARATRTPSGVPGMQIDGYFPDSSHSNATHGWQHDAQFVIRLPDHWNGGLVVTGAPGTRRQYATDKAISDRVLAEGYAYAATDKGNNGADFYRDGTRPGDAVVEWNARTTQLTRAAERVVAQRYGRSPRRTYMTGISNGGYLTRWQLENHPELYDGGVDWEGALWTEDGAGLLTSLPTAVARTTGAATDEDMYAAGFTHGSEFLWPYHEKAYWGITQKIYRAEFDPAYDPECPGPTAGTTTEQILAPCATDAAYDYASRPAAVRRAVARVALTGRIGRPLITLHGDLDALLPKAADSDVYARMIDTRGRGRLHRYYTVQGGTHVDGLYDTYPDRLRPILPCFRTAFDALVTWVERGTPPPSDRVIDRPASGDVVDSCALDDRASTAR; encoded by the coding sequence ATGCGTGTGTCCCGAGGTGTTCCCCTCATCGCCACCACCTTGGTGACGACAGCTCTGACGACAGCCCTCGCCCTGCCGGCTCCCGCCGCGGACACGGACGTCGCGGCCGGTGACTGCGCGCGCCATGAGGGGACCCGCGTGCCGGGTGCCGCCTTCCAACAGAGCGCCTGCCTCGCGGACCTGACCACGACCGGCCTGGCCGGCACTCCGTACACCGACCTGGCCGACCAGGCGGGCCTCACGGCCCGGGCGACACGGACGCCGTCCGGGGTGCCCGGGATGCAGATCGACGGCTACTTCCCGGACTCCTCGCACTCCAACGCCACCCACGGCTGGCAGCACGACGCCCAGTTCGTGATCCGGCTGCCGGACCACTGGAACGGCGGGCTGGTCGTCACGGGCGCCCCGGGGACGCGCAGGCAGTACGCGACGGACAAGGCGATCTCCGACCGGGTGCTCGCCGAGGGCTACGCGTACGCCGCGACCGACAAGGGCAACAACGGTGCCGATTTCTACCGCGACGGCACCCGCCCGGGCGACGCGGTCGTCGAGTGGAACGCGCGCACCACCCAACTCACGCGCGCGGCCGAGCGCGTCGTCGCCCAGCGCTACGGGCGGTCGCCGCGGCGGACGTACATGACGGGGATCTCCAACGGCGGTTATCTGACGCGCTGGCAGCTGGAGAACCATCCGGAGCTGTACGACGGCGGGGTGGACTGGGAAGGTGCCCTGTGGACCGAGGACGGCGCCGGCCTGCTCACCTCGCTGCCCACGGCCGTGGCCCGGACGACCGGCGCGGCGACGGACGAGGACATGTACGCGGCGGGCTTCACGCATGGCTCCGAGTTCCTGTGGCCGTACCACGAGAAGGCCTACTGGGGCATCACGCAGAAGATCTACCGCGCCGAGTTCGACCCGGCCTACGACCCCGAGTGTCCTGGCCCGACCGCCGGGACGACCACGGAGCAGATCCTGGCGCCCTGCGCCACGGACGCGGCCTACGACTACGCGTCGCGTCCCGCGGCGGTCCGTCGCGCAGTGGCCCGGGTCGCGCTGACCGGCCGCATCGGGCGCCCGCTGATCACGCTGCACGGCGATCTGGACGCGCTGCTGCCCAAGGCGGCGGATTCCGATGTCTACGCCCGCATGATCGACACGCGTGGACGGGGCCGCCTGCACCGGTACTACACCGTCCAGGGCGGCACGCATGTCGACGGGCTGTACGACACCTATCCGGACCGGCTGCGCCCGATCCTGCCCTGCTTCCGGACAGCCTTCGACGCACTGGTGACCTGGGTGGAGCGGGGCACCCCGCCGCCCTCGGACCGGGTCATTGACCGGCCCGCGAGCGGCGACGTGGTCGACTCCTGCGCCCTGGACGACCGGGCTTCGACGGCCCGGTAG
- a CDS encoding oxygenase MpaB family protein has translation MKRFERLERIRRMDPHEDASEIYRLMTAYEFPWDFTRSLELALYRTYAVPSIGRLLAETAELTDRAQKRYDDTSLLLDAVVEHGFGSEEGRTAIRRINQMHRSYDITNDDMRYVLCTFVVMPRRWIDTYAWRRLSRHEVAASVVHYRALGRHMGITDIPETYEEFEACLDAYEEAHFGWDEGARRVSDATIDLMASWYPRPLAPLLKASTRALLDESLLRAFRYPAPGAATRTLVRGAVRLRGRAVRLLPPRRAPHFARQNWEIKGYPDGYRLADLGTRPTPGVRGCPVPHRDGSAVE, from the coding sequence GTGAAGCGGTTCGAGCGGCTCGAGCGGATACGGCGGATGGACCCGCACGAGGACGCCTCGGAGATCTACCGGCTGATGACCGCCTACGAGTTCCCCTGGGACTTCACTCGATCCCTGGAACTGGCCCTCTATCGCACCTACGCCGTCCCGAGCATCGGACGGCTGCTCGCCGAGACGGCGGAGCTCACGGACCGGGCGCAGAAACGGTACGACGACACCTCGCTGCTCCTGGACGCCGTCGTCGAGCACGGCTTCGGCAGCGAAGAGGGCCGTACGGCGATCCGCCGCATCAACCAGATGCACCGCAGCTACGACATCACCAACGACGACATGCGTTACGTCCTGTGCACCTTCGTCGTGATGCCCAGACGGTGGATCGACACCTACGCATGGCGTCGACTGTCACGTCACGAGGTGGCCGCCTCGGTCGTCCACTACCGCGCCCTGGGGCGGCACATGGGCATCACGGACATCCCCGAGACCTACGAGGAGTTCGAGGCCTGCCTCGACGCCTACGAGGAGGCCCACTTCGGCTGGGACGAGGGCGCGAGGCGCGTCTCCGACGCCACGATCGACCTGATGGCGTCCTGGTACCCGCGCCCTCTGGCACCCCTGCTGAAGGCCTCGACGCGCGCCCTCCTCGACGAGTCGCTGCTGCGCGCCTTCCGCTACCCGGCGCCCGGCGCGGCGACCCGCACCCTTGTGCGGGGCGCGGTGCGACTGCGCGGCCGTGCGGTCCGGCTGCTCCCACCGCGCCGCGCACCGCACTTCGCCCGGCAGAACTGGGAGATCAAGGGCTACCCGGACGGCTACCGGCTGGCGGATCTCGGTACCCGCCCGACCCCGGGCGTACGCGGGTGCCCGGTACCGCACCGGGACGGATCAGCCGTCGAGTGA
- a CDS encoding PadR family transcriptional regulator → MLELAILGFLYDAPLHGYELRKRITALTGHVKPVAESTLYPAIKRLEKAGLLERATEPGSVAAPRHVLTLTEDGRRDLRRRLAEPVQRDITDENRWFTLLAFLRHLADAPAQAAVLRRRLAFLEEPASFFYEGDRPLSAEELDDPFRRGILTIARATSRAELTWLRETLDSLDG, encoded by the coding sequence ATGCTGGAGCTCGCCATCCTCGGATTCCTGTACGACGCCCCTCTGCACGGCTACGAGCTGCGCAAACGCATCACAGCGCTCACCGGGCACGTGAAGCCGGTGGCGGAGAGCACGCTCTACCCGGCGATCAAGCGCCTGGAGAAGGCCGGGCTGCTGGAGCGCGCGACGGAGCCCGGTTCCGTCGCCGCACCCCGCCATGTGCTGACGCTCACCGAGGACGGCCGTCGCGATCTGCGCCGCCGGCTCGCCGAGCCGGTGCAGCGCGACATCACCGACGAGAACCGCTGGTTCACGCTGCTCGCGTTCCTCCGGCACCTGGCGGACGCGCCCGCGCAGGCGGCCGTGCTGCGGCGCAGGCTGGCGTTCCTGGAGGAGCCCGCGAGCTTCTTCTACGAGGGCGACCGGCCCCTGAGCGCCGAGGAGTTGGACGATCCGTTCCGGCGCGGGATCCTGACGATCGCGCGCGCCACGTCCCGCGCCGAACTCACCTGGCTGCGGGAGACGCTGGACTCACTCGACGGCTGA
- a CDS encoding alpha/beta fold hydrolase, translating into MEQAEFDTKGSCIRWTEVPGEEPARVYVHGLGSISSVYHAHVAARPELAGRRSLFVDLPGHGISDRPEHFGYTLEEHADALAAALDAAELTGAEVIGHSMGGAVAIVLAHRRPELVSRLVLTEANLDAFPPPAAGSSGIASYEEDAFVDGGHARVLESVGPMWAATMRLADPRALHRSAAGLRRGSDPVMRTIVEGLSVDRVYMQGELSGELEGREALEVAGVRVVTVPGAGHNVMFDNPDAFVAAVAGRL; encoded by the coding sequence ATGGAGCAGGCCGAGTTCGACACCAAGGGAAGCTGTATCCGCTGGACGGAGGTGCCCGGCGAGGAACCCGCGCGCGTGTACGTGCACGGGCTGGGCTCGATCTCCTCCGTGTACCACGCCCATGTCGCCGCCCGGCCCGAACTCGCGGGCAGGCGCAGCCTGTTCGTGGACCTGCCCGGGCACGGCATCAGCGACCGGCCCGAGCACTTCGGCTACACGCTGGAGGAGCACGCCGACGCCCTGGCGGCGGCGCTGGACGCGGCGGAGCTCACCGGCGCCGAGGTGATCGGGCACAGCATGGGCGGCGCCGTCGCGATCGTGCTCGCCCACCGGCGACCCGAGCTGGTCTCCCGCCTGGTGCTCACGGAGGCCAACCTGGACGCCTTCCCGCCGCCCGCCGCGGGAAGCAGTGGCATCGCCTCCTACGAGGAGGATGCCTTCGTCGACGGCGGCCACGCGCGCGTGCTCGAAAGCGTCGGACCAATGTGGGCCGCGACCATGCGGCTGGCCGACCCGCGCGCCCTGCACCGCTCGGCGGCCGGGCTGCGGCGTGGATCGGACCCCGTGATGCGCACGATCGTGGAGGGGCTCTCCGTCGACCGCGTTTATATGCAAGGCGAGTTGAGCGGCGAACTCGAAGGCCGTGAGGCGCTGGAGGTCGCCGGGGTGCGGGTGGTGACCGTGCCCGGCGCCGGGCACAACGTCATGTTCGACAACCCCGACGCGTTCGTGGCGGCGGTCGCCGGGCGGCTGTGA
- a CDS encoding class I SAM-dependent methyltransferase: MSDDHTHVQEFFGARAADWDTRFPDDGPAYATAVAELGLREGDRVLDAGCGTGRALTPLRAAVGPSGAVLGADLTPAMLQAAVRAGRDRDAQLLLADVAALPVRSESLDAVFGAGLISHLPDPAVNLRELARVVRPGGILALFHPIGRAALAARQGRQITPGDLRAEPNLRPLLAGSGWRLTSYTDEDARFLALAVREG, translated from the coding sequence ATGAGCGACGACCACACACACGTCCAGGAGTTCTTCGGCGCGCGGGCCGCCGACTGGGACACCCGGTTCCCCGACGACGGCCCCGCCTACGCGACCGCGGTCGCCGAGCTCGGGCTGCGCGAGGGCGACCGCGTGCTCGACGCCGGCTGCGGCACCGGACGTGCCCTGACGCCCCTGCGTGCGGCCGTGGGGCCCTCGGGAGCGGTCCTCGGCGCCGATCTCACCCCGGCCATGCTCCAGGCCGCCGTACGGGCGGGACGGGACCGGGACGCGCAGCTGCTGCTCGCCGACGTGGCCGCGCTGCCGGTGCGCTCCGAGTCCCTGGACGCGGTGTTCGGGGCGGGGTTGATCTCCCACCTGCCTGATCCGGCGGTGAATCTGCGGGAGTTGGCGCGCGTGGTGCGTCCGGGCGGCATCCTGGCGCTGTTCCACCCGATCGGCAGGGCGGCGCTCGCGGCCAGGCAGGGCCGGCAGATCACTCCGGGCGACCTGCGCGCGGAGCCCAACCTCCGGCCCCTGCTGGCCGGTTCGGGGTGGCGCCTGACGTCGTACACCGACGAGGACGCCCGGTTCCTGGCGCTGGCCGTGCGCGAGGGCTGA
- a CDS encoding MHYT domain-containing protein, whose translation MGHLDHAALGWLTPVLSYVMACIGAALGLRCTMRALGATGRSRRNWLITAASALGTGIWTMHFVAMLGFSVSGTDIRYDVPLTIVSLLVAMIVVCAGVFAVGYSRDRTRALLLGGLTTGLGVASMHYLGMAAVRLHGQVRYDPMLVGLSVLIAVVAATAALWAALNIKSPVAVTIASLIMGAAVSSMHYTGMFAVSVRVTPSGAALSGATAMQFIFPLAVGLGSYLFLTSAFVALSPSTGEREATASAQQAVERVAH comes from the coding sequence ATGGGACACCTGGACCACGCAGCCCTCGGCTGGCTGACCCCCGTGCTGTCGTACGTGATGGCCTGTATCGGCGCCGCACTCGGCCTGCGCTGCACCATGCGCGCGCTCGGCGCCACCGGACGCTCGCGCCGCAACTGGCTCATCACCGCCGCCTCGGCGCTCGGCACCGGCATCTGGACCATGCACTTCGTGGCCATGCTCGGCTTCAGCGTCAGCGGCACCGACATCCGCTACGACGTGCCGCTCACCATCGTGAGCCTGCTCGTCGCCATGATCGTCGTCTGTGCCGGTGTCTTCGCCGTCGGCTACAGCCGTGACCGGACCCGCGCGCTCCTCCTCGGCGGACTCACCACCGGACTCGGCGTCGCCAGCATGCACTACCTGGGCATGGCCGCCGTACGTCTGCACGGGCAGGTGCGCTACGACCCGATGCTCGTCGGACTCTCCGTGCTCATCGCCGTCGTGGCCGCGACAGCCGCGCTGTGGGCGGCGCTCAACATCAAGTCGCCCGTCGCCGTCACCATCGCCTCCCTGATCATGGGAGCCGCGGTGAGCAGCATGCACTACACCGGGATGTTCGCGGTGAGCGTCCGGGTCACGCCGTCCGGCGCCGCGCTGTCCGGGGCGACGGCGATGCAGTTCATCTTCCCGCTCGCCGTCGGCCTCGGGTCCTATCTGTTCCTGACCTCGGCCTTCGTCGCGCTGTCGCCCTCCACCGGCGAGCGCGAGGCAACCGCCTCGGCTCAGCAGGCGGTCGAGCGCGTCGCCCACTGA